DNA from Leptospira bandrabouensis:
ATTCAAAAACAGTTGGCACCATAAGACTTGATCCCAATGAAACTCATTTTAATTCATTGTAAAGTATTTTCCTGCTAGTAGAAGCAAGGGACAATGCTTGGACTTTGAGAATTATGGGCGCCTCGAATTGGTTAGGTGATAGTTGCCCTGTCCAAAACCGACCGGGCTCACTCCTATTTCTTAAATGGCATCTCACCCAAATAATCTTTTTTCCCTATCTCCACACCATTATGCCTGAGAATCGCATAGGCAGTTGTTATATGAAAATAAAAATTGGGAATTGCATGGTGAGTCAAATATTCGAACCCTGTTAAATATTTTCCTTCCCATCTTGGTTGCGAAACTTTGATATCATTTACTGATTTAAAATCTTCTTCTTTATAAGTATCTAAGTATTGGATCACTGATTGGATTCTTATTTTGAGTTCATTTAGATTTTTTTCTGAATCTTCATGAACAGGAGCTTCTTTTCCTGTGATACGAGCGACACAAAGTTTGGCGGTATCACAAGCTATTTGGATTTGTTTGGTTAACTGGAATTGATCTGGAAAGAGTCGTGAGTTTAGCAAATTTTCAAAAGGGAACTTCTTGGTTTCAGAATGGATTTCTGCTTTTTCTAAAATTTTAATTAAATTCCCAAGTCCTCTTTTGAATGATTGGACAGAGATTTCATAAATAATGGATTCATTCATTGTTCTACTCGAATTGAGGTACAAACAAAATCAATCCATTAAATCAAAAATTCTAAATCGCAATTCCACCTGATAAAATCAGTTCTAAAAATCCAAAATTTTGAGAAGCACGATTGGAGCCACCAGTGGTCAAAACATCGGTAAGATCTATGTATCCACCTTTTCCACCAAATTCTAAAAAGTAAGTACGAGAAAATTCGTAACGAGTGGCAACATATCCCGAAACACCATAACCAGAAAGATGGAAGTTGTTGTTTTGACCTTTACCTAACACGCGTACGTCGCTTCGACAAACCACAGGACCACCACCAATAGAAGAAACTAAACTAAGTCCACTCAATCCATCAGAGGAAGTATAAAGGGGAGTGATCCACCCAAAATCTAAAAAGAGATAGTTTAATCCATCTGTATGTTCGTACTTTAATATATCGGGAGTTAATGCGATGGTTTGATCGCCCCCATGATACCCGGCCATTTCCTGGACATGATTTGGGAACAAGTAGATAAAAAGAGCAGCTTCAGTGGATAATGCCATTTGGTTTTTTGCAATGACACCGGGATCAATATAACCTGAATATTTTACCGGTTGGCCTTGTGTTACCACATACTTCATATGGTCTTCGCCAAAGGATAAAAAGAATCGATCGGTAAAAAAATAACTGAATTTTAAATTGTACTGCGGGATCTCAAATTTGGTTGGATTTAAATAAACATCGGCTTTAAAAGACTCTGGTTTATCCCTGGCATCCACTGACTTTAAACTGTAATTGTATCCGGGTCCCCGAAAGTTAATATCACTTTGTGTATAATAATCTCTGTTGTAACCCCATTGGATATTCCAATTTCCTTTTTTATCGTGAATGGTAGCAGGTGCCACATTTTCATCGGCCGTAATCGAAGAGCCAATCAAAAGACAAACAATCAAAACGTAAAATTTATGTTTAGTGGAAACAAACGGACGTTTGATTCTAAGGGAATACAAATTGTACATAAAGCCATTTTCTAAATCGGTAACAATTTGGAATAGGGGAATGTGTCTGGAGAAACCCGGAAAAGGAGAATTTTTAAGTAGGGATAAATACTATGTTTCTTTTCGCAGGGTCCAGGTTATTAAAGTCTAGCGGTTTAGAGTCCCCTTAGTAACTTCCTCCGCTCCCGCCACCGCCAGAAGAACCCCCACCAAAACTTCCGCCGCCACCACCGCCACCGGAAGAACCACCAGAACTACTTTTTTGTTTTTTAGGAATGGTTTCGTATTCGGTGGCACTATGTTTGCAATGGGCGCAAGTTCGCCTTACTTCTACTTTCCCCGAACTGCTGTAAGTTGCTTCTGATAAAACACGACTTGATTTACAAACAAAGGTTTCAAATTTACATTCAGGGCAAACTTTGATTTTGGGAAAGGATGTTCCTTTGTATATGTATTCAGGATTGATGTTAGGAAATTTTAGAATGGCATTGGCATCACAACTTGGACAAACCCAAACATCATAATCAATAGAGTTGACAATTTCTTCAGAAACCTGTCCTTCCGATAAATGTTTGTTATCTGCTTCTTCGGAAAGTTTTGTCATGATAGATCCACATTTACCACACTTTCTGGGGATGTTGCGAATGGCTTGTAATCGGCCCGTGAGCTTACGCATTCGTAAGTCTCCCCAAAAGATGAAAAAAATGACAATACTACCAATGATAATAAAGATAGACACAGGAAATAATGCATCTTCTAAAACCAAAGAAAGAAGAGTGATCGTTATGATGACAGGACTAATGACTAGGCCATAAAACAATACAAAATCGGTTTTGTGAACTATATGGTATTTGGCAGTGGGGGAAGGTGTTATCCAGACGATGAGTCTTTGGAGTAAATTTAAAAATACAAATAAGCCAAGGTATCCTAGAATAAAAAATTGTTTATAATGAAATGATTCTTCTTTTTCAATTCTTTCTTGTTCCGAAAGTTTTTCATTTAATAACCTTGATTCTTCATCGTTTAAAAAATAATTTCCCGTTGTATTGTATCGATCAATGGTTTCTTCTAATATTTTCTTTTCTTCTTCTGAAAGCTGTGTATAGGATTTCCCTTGGTAATCATAATAATCATTTCGTTTGAATTTATTCGATAATTCAGTGTTAGTCGGATAATTACTTGTATCAGATGAAACATTTGTATCGCTAACATTGGAAACTAAATCTTCTACAGGGATTTCTGGATGGTTTAATTTTTGAATTAGGGCTGCAACTGTATCAACATGACCTTTTTGAAAATTATCAGCTTTGAATGCTGGGATTGTATAGGTATCGATGATTCGTTTGACGGTGGCATCTGGTAGGTCCCCTTCCAAGCCATATCCAATTTCAATTTCCACACGACGCTGGTCGATCACATGTAAAATTAAAATTCCGTTGTCTTTGTCTTTTTTCCCAATTTTCCAATAATTAAATAAAGCGACGGCAAAATCTTTTGGCACATAACTTTCAATGGTGGGAAGAGTCACAACGGCAATTTCTAAACCGGAATTTTGTTCTTCGTCATTGATCATCTGGTCAATGACGGTTGTGTCAGTTAATACTCCGGCACTGTCCTCTACCCAACTGTTTCTAAGTTCTTTGGGGTTAGGAACTTGTGCAACTCTTTGATCGATTCCTTCCCCTGTGGGAGAACAGGAGAATAGGAAAGAGAGAGTGAGTAAGTAGGGAAGACTTGTCAAAAAAAAATTGGCTTTGTTTGTTGGCATTATGCTTTCTACCAGAGGATTTGAATTTACTGAGTCTAGTTTCCTTAAATTAGGAATCAATTAGAAAAAACGCAAGGTATGGAAGGCTCAAAGCAGAAACGAATCATCCGTGGGGCTACAGTTTTACCAGAAACCGATTTAATTCCAGTAATGTAAATTGTGTACGGAGTATTCATTGCAAAACTGTATGCCATTTGAATGTCCATCCTGTTTCCAGTGACCACCATATTTCCCTCAAATGGTGGGCTACCGATGCTTGGGATGATTACTATTTTATCGAATGCCCAACTCTGAAATGTAGATCCAGATGCAACAAACTCGGGTATTTCTGAAAAGTATAATTGCATTGGGTTGATGGTTGAGTATATATTAGTATTATTTTTTGGAAACGAGTCAACTAAATCAAATTCAGAACCAATTTGGCTTGGTACAACAACTGCCAGAGTAATTTCCATTCCTTGTAATGCACTAACCAATTGCACATTATTAGCACTTAACACTTCAAATACGAGTTCAAAAAATAAAAGCCCTTCTTTATATACATCGAAAGAATGTCTTCCTGCTCCTAAGCTAATATAAAAACGACCTCCTACATCTGTGGTGTATGTGGATGCTATATTTTTTTTGTTAGAAGAAATGGCTTTATTTTTGAGTTCTAAATTTGCTTGTGCAACTCCATTTGGATCACGTATTTGTCCAGCAATAAGATAAACGTCTTTTCCTAAAGAAGAGGCACCTAACAACAATCCTAATTGTTTGATTTGTTCAGAGTTATCTTTTGCAGGGTTTAAAATAGGTTGCCATATTGGATGGTAATAGCAGCCTGATGAGCTTACCAAAGAAAAAAATAAGAGACATAAAGAATAGTTTTGCTTTAGCTTGTTCATTAAACTTCGGTTCGGTGTTTCCTTAAATGAAAAATTGATAGGAAACAACAGATGGCGATCTGTAAAATTCTAACACAAGTTGCATAATTCTGTCAACGCAAAACATCGTATTTTACAGAGGCATACATCCAGAACAGGTAAAAGTAACTTTAGTATTGGGAGACAAAGTTTTTCCCGTTTTTGCTTTGATTCCTGCTCCGAATGCAATAGTGTATGTGAGTAAATTGTCTAAAGCAGGGTCAGCAGAAAGCTCAAATTTTCTATTTGCAAAGTTTACTACTGGAAAGAAGTTGATGGTTTCTGTCAGAATTATATTTTCGTTAATCCAAGTCGTGGGATCGGACACATTAATTTCTATTTCTTCTGAGAATGTAAAAGAGTAGGTAGTTAAGGGAGGTGTAATATCTTCACCATCTGCTGGTATAGAACTTACTAAAGAAAAATAGGGTGAAGGTGTTGCACCCAGAGCTGCTAGCAGGCCTGCACTTACAGCACTACCTTCTTCTTTTACTTCTGGGTTTACAACCAATTGCACCGCAGGATTAAAATAACAATTTCCAAGTAACATCCATACGCACAATAGATAGAGTGAAATTGGTAATCTAGGATTTCGCTTCATAAAAATAGGCTCCCAAGGTTAGGATGATTGTTTTAAAATAAGGAAACTACGTTTTAGAAGAAAGAGTCTAAGGCTTCGATCCTACAGAATTTCCATTGAAACGGAGAATCAAAGTATTACAAACATCCCCTTCATTACCTGATCCAATCTAAAGTGCTTTTAACGTACCTACTTTAAATTGGAAAGTAGTTGGTTTTAAAAATTTTCCCGTTTCTGATTTAATTCCAGGATTCAAAGTAACAGTATAAGTTGTCAATGGTTGAATTGTAGAGTTATCCAATATCAATTGGACATAATAAGGTGTCACATTTACATTCAATAAATACACCGCTGGAGAAACGATGAAATTATCCGCGGCCCAACCAAATTTTGCTCCTTCCGCTGGCACTTCCAAATTTTCCGAAAACATAAACATCGATCCACCAGCAATCGTATTGTTAAAATTAAATTCGTCAATGTATAACCCGTCATAAGGCATGGAAGTGATTAGTTCCAAGTATACGGGTGGTTCTACTCCCAATTCATAAACTTCGAAACTCTGAACTTGGTAATTGGTTTTGTCAATAGAGACAAGAGTCACTGAAGTTTTTGAAACATTTAATTGGAAATTCACAATTGTTCCATTGTCAGAAAATTGTAAAGAGACAATGCCCGTTGGTGAATCTAAAAGAAATCTTCCATAAATATTTGTGGTGGTAGAGTTAGTTAGGCTTTTTAAAGAAGGGGAAACATTTTGTAATGAGATTTGCACATTGGATAAGGCTGCCCCTTCTCTTTTCAGTTGTCCGGAGATTCGAACCGTCCCTGTTTGGTTGGTAAGACCTGCAATCATTCCTAGTACAGAAGAATTATCTTTTGTTTTTTCTGGATTGAGTAAATCAAAAACAAAAGGATTGAAGTAACAGTTCGTCATAGAAATTAAAAAGACGAAGCATATTAAAATTGGTTTTGTAAGCATATGTTTCATCTTTTGATTCCTCTATTTTCTTTTCTTTAGCACTTCTAAATCTTTTTCTAATTGTTCTAACTCGTATTTTTCTTCTGCTTCTTTTATTTCTTGTTCAGTTCTAATTTGTTCCACAGCTTCATCTTTGATTCGTTTGATTTCGGAATCTGAAACCATACGATATCCATTCCCTTCACAAACATCAACGATAATGGTCTTGCGAGTGACAGTAACCAAAAATCCACCGAGTAAGGTAAAAGCCATATCAGTCCAAGTGGAAGTTTGTTTGATGCGTACAGGACGATTGTCTTTAGGAAGTAATACATCCCAATTAGGTTCTTTGAAACGGAGGGCTCCAAACAACCAAAAGTATTCTGGATAGGATTGGAAAGCTTGGCATTTCGCTGATTCAGGGGCAAGGGTGACCATATTTCCATCCGCCACGGAACCTAATACAAAAGAATCGCGAAGGCTATGGGTAACTACTTCTCCACCTTCAGCGGCTTTTCTTTCTGATTCTTGTTTTGATAATTCTTCCCTTCTTTTTCGAATTTCCTCTTGTTTGGCGGCGATGGCCTTCTCTTTTTCGATCTTTCGTTTTTCTTCTTCTTCTTTCCGTATGATTTCTTCTTCTGATTCGGCAATGTCTTTATAAATGATTTTTAAAACGGTTTTTTTGGAAATGACCATGTGTTTTCCGTTTTGTGTGTCTACTTCGACACTATCCACATTTTGATTGGTGACAATCCCTTTGATTGATTTACCTTGTTTGAGAAGGATGGTTTGTACTGCACTTAAAGGAAAAATGAAAAAAGAAAGAAAGACGATGATGAACAGTTTTATGTTTCGCATATGGAAGCCTATACTAGTATTTTCCCTATAATAATAGAATTTAGAATCATTTGCAATACCTAATTTATCATTTTCTGGAAATACTCCAGGAATTGACAGGCATTCAGAGATTGATTAGGTGGTGACCGCCAAACATATTTCCCTCGGTAAAAAAAAATTACACTCGTTAAACTGGGTTAGAAAATTATTTCCTAAGTTGTCTATGGCATTAAATTTGCAATTTTTAGTAGTTTTAGCCAAGAATCGTTTTTTCTTACAAAGAGGTAACATGAAAGAAGAGCAAAAAATGCATAAAGTTCTACGTTCTGTTCATTTATGGGGCATAGCTGTGGGTCTTGTTATTTCTGGTGACTATTTTGGTTGGAATTTTGGTTGGTCTCATGCAAGTTTTTGGGAATTTAGTTTTGCAGTTGTTTGGATTGCTACTTTTTACGTTCTATTTGCGCTTTGTTTTACTGAACTTGCTGCCAGTATTCCTCAGTCTGGGGGTCCTTCTGCTTATGCTAAAAGAGCACTTGGTGATTTGTTTGGACTTTTCACTGGTTATTTAGTATTAGTAGAGTTTTTATTAGCACCACCCGCCATAGCTTCTGCGTTAGGTGGATACATCCATTTTCTTTTTCCAGTGATACCAGCTTTTGGTGCCGGTATTGTTATGTTTTGTTTGTTACTTTTGATCAATCTAACGGGGATCAAACAAACGGCACGTTTTGAACTTTTGGTTACCATAGTTGCTGTATTTGGTCTTTTGTTATATTTGGTTTTCCTTTGGCCTCATGTTTCTTTTGACCGAATTCCTAAATTTCCTTTAGTCAGTTCTATATCTTGGTCATCAGTTTTTCTTTCGATACCTTTTGCCATTTGGTTTTTTCTGGCTGTAGAAGGAGTGGCCCTGGCCTCCGAAGAAGTTCGTAATCCTGCTCGTGATATACCCATTGGATATACGGCAGGTATTTTTACCTTATTATGTTTGGCGGGACTCATTTTTGTTTTTACAGCCTCTGTTGTGGATACCAAAGAAATTTCTGTTTTAGATTATCCATTATCTTACGTATTGCAAAAGTTATATGGGACGGAAGTAATTTGGCCTTTTTTATTTACCTTTATAGGTTTGTTTGGTCTTGTGGCTTCCCTTTTTGGAATCATCCTTGGAAACTCGCGATTGATTTACGCAATGGCCAAAGAAGGGTATTTACCAACATATTTGTCGAAACTAAGTTATGGTTCTCTTGTTCCTCAAAATGCAGTTCTTAGTGGCGGCGCACTGGGAATTTTGTGTATGTGTTTTTTGGATACAGCAGAATTAATCACTATTTCAGCACTCGGTGCTTGTGGAATGTATCTTTTGAGTTTAGTATCTTATTTTGTTTTGAGAAAAAAAGAACCCCAAATGCCAAGACCTTACAAAGCGCCATTGTATCCGATTTTACCAGGATTGGCACTGGTATTAGGA
Protein-coding regions in this window:
- a CDS encoding carboxypeptidase-like regulatory domain-containing protein, yielding MNKLKQNYSLCLLFFSLVSSSGCYYHPIWQPILNPAKDNSEQIKQLGLLLGASSLGKDVYLIAGQIRDPNGVAQANLELKNKAISSNKKNIASTYTTDVGGRFYISLGAGRHSFDVYKEGLLFFELVFEVLSANNVQLVSALQGMEITLAVVVPSQIGSEFDLVDSFPKNNTNIYSTINPMQLYFSEIPEFVASGSTFQSWAFDKIVIIPSIGSPPFEGNMVVTGNRMDIQMAYSFAMNTPYTIYITGIKSVSGKTVAPRMIRFCFEPSIPCVFSN
- a CDS encoding DUF1993 domain-containing protein, which gives rise to MIYEISVQSFKRGLGNLIKILEKAEIHSETKKFPFENLLNSRLFPDQFQLTKQIQIACDTAKLCVARITGKEAPVHEDSEKNLNELKIRIQSVIQYLDTYKEEDFKSVNDIKVSQPRWEGKYLTGFEYLTHHAIPNFYFHITTAYAILRHNGVEIGKKDYLGEMPFKK
- the eat gene encoding ethanolamine permease; translated protein: MKEEQKMHKVLRSVHLWGIAVGLVISGDYFGWNFGWSHASFWEFSFAVVWIATFYVLFALCFTELAASIPQSGGPSAYAKRALGDLFGLFTGYLVLVEFLLAPPAIASALGGYIHFLFPVIPAFGAGIVMFCLLLLINLTGIKQTARFELLVTIVAVFGLLLYLVFLWPHVSFDRIPKFPLVSSISWSSVFLSIPFAIWFFLAVEGVALASEEVRNPARDIPIGYTAGIFTLLCLAGLIFVFTASVVDTKEISVLDYPLSYVLQKLYGTEVIWPFLFTFIGLFGLVASLFGIILGNSRLIYAMAKEGYLPTYLSKLSYGSLVPQNAVLSGGALGILCMCFLDTAELITISALGACGMYLLSLVSYFVLRKKEPQMPRPYKAPLYPILPGLALVLGIVACGSVFVSKPYLALGVLGFGLVLGIGYYFKNRKN
- a CDS encoding TPM domain-containing protein; the encoded protein is MPTNKANFFLTSLPYLLTLSFLFSCSPTGEGIDQRVAQVPNPKELRNSWVEDSAGVLTDTTVIDQMINDEEQNSGLEIAVVTLPTIESYVPKDFAVALFNYWKIGKKDKDNGILILHVIDQRRVEIEIGYGLEGDLPDATVKRIIDTYTIPAFKADNFQKGHVDTVAALIQKLNHPEIPVEDLVSNVSDTNVSSDTSNYPTNTELSNKFKRNDYYDYQGKSYTQLSEEEKKILEETIDRYNTTGNYFLNDEESRLLNEKLSEQERIEKEESFHYKQFFILGYLGLFVFLNLLQRLIVWITPSPTAKYHIVHKTDFVLFYGLVISPVIITITLLSLVLEDALFPVSIFIIIGSIVIFFIFWGDLRMRKLTGRLQAIRNIPRKCGKCGSIMTKLSEEADNKHLSEGQVSEEIVNSIDYDVWVCPSCDANAILKFPNINPEYIYKGTSFPKIKVCPECKFETFVCKSSRVLSEATYSSSGKVEVRRTCAHCKHSATEYETIPKKQKSSSGGSSGGGGGGGSFGGGSSGGGGSGGSY
- a CDS encoding LA_0442/LA_0875 N-terminal domain-containing protein, giving the protein MRNIKLFIIVFLSFFIFPLSAVQTILLKQGKSIKGIVTNQNVDSVEVDTQNGKHMVISKKTVLKIIYKDIAESEEEIIRKEEEEKRKIEKEKAIAAKQEEIRKRREELSKQESERKAAEGGEVVTHSLRDSFVLGSVADGNMVTLAPESAKCQAFQSYPEYFWLFGALRFKEPNWDVLLPKDNRPVRIKQTSTWTDMAFTLLGGFLVTVTRKTIIVDVCEGNGYRMVSDSEIKRIKDEAVEQIRTEQEIKEAEEKYELEQLEKDLEVLKKRK
- a CDS encoding Ig-like domain-containing protein codes for the protein MKRNPRLPISLYLLCVWMLLGNCYFNPAVQLVVNPEVKEEGSAVSAGLLAALGATPSPYFSLVSSIPADGEDITPPLTTYSFTFSEEIEINVSDPTTWINENIILTETINFFPVVNFANRKFELSADPALDNLLTYTIAFGAGIKAKTGKTLSPNTKVTFTCSGCMPL